In Phycisphaerae bacterium RAS2, the DNA window AGTTCCGTCTTGCCGTAGCCCACGTCGCCGCAGAGCAGGCGGTCCATCGCGCGGGGTATGGTCATATCGCGCTTGATGTCACCCAGCGCCGTCAACTGATCAGGCGTTTCGGTGTACGGAAACGATGTCTCGAACTCCTTCTGCCAGTGCGTATCGGCCGGATACGCCACGCCGCCTTCGGAATCGCGCGACGCGGCCACGCGCAGCAGATCGGCTGCCATGTCCGAAACGGCCTCTTCAACGCGGGCCTTGGTCTTCTGCCAGCGCGTGCCGCCGAGTTTGGAAAGGGTCGGCCGCGCGCCTTTCGCGCCGATGTATCTCTGCACGAGGTCGATCTGCGCCGCCGGCACGTGCACGACGCCGTCGTCCGCGAAGCGCAGCGTAAGATACTCCTCGCTCTTGCCGGAGTCGCCCTTCGCGGCGGTTCGCATGCCGGTGAAGCGGCCGATGCCGTGCACGACGTGGACGACGTAATCGCCTTCCTCCAGATCGAGAAAACTTTCGATGGGCCGGCCGGCGGCGACCTTGCGAATGCGTCGTTTGAGCGTGTAGCGGCGAAAGAGTTCGTGATGCGGGACGACGGCGAAGGCGCGCGGTGCAGCGGCATCGGGCGCGACCCAGCGAAAACCGCGATGGATCGTGCCGAGCTGGAGAACGATGTTCGCGGCGGCGTTACCGACGGGATCGATTGCCTGCGCGATTGGCGCTTTGGGTACGACGGCTTGCGCCGCCGGCTCTTTGGGGTCGATGACTTGGGCGATCAATTCCGCCAGGCGATCGCGCTCGCCGTCGTTGTCGCAATAGACATAGACGGGTTGCTGTTTCGCAAGTTGCAGGAGTTGCAGCACGGCGTCAGTCGATTTGCCCTCGAAGGTCGGCAACCCCTCACAGGTCAGCTCGAACGTGTCGGCGGCGGCGGCAGATTCGGATGCGAAGCGGCTCACGTGCAGCAGGCTGAACTTCGCCAGCTGCCGAAGCAACGCCTCGACGGGATAATGCCCGATCGGGTTCCCCAGTCGCTCCAGTACGGTGCGGCCGATCTCGGCGATCTCGAGGGATTCATGAAGGACGACGATCGTGTCGGGCGGGAGGTAGTGCGTAAAAGTCGTCGTTTCGCCCGGCGCGCGGCCCGGCGGCGGCGGCAGCGTGATGCGCGCCGATTGCAACGTGCGCGTGGATCGCTGCGAGCCGACCTCAAATGGGCGGATCGACTCGATCTCGTCGCCGAAGAACTCGATGCGAAGCGGGTCGGCGTCGATGGTCGCAAAGATATCCAGAATGCCGCCGCGCAGAGCGAAGTCGCCGGGCTGCTCCACCTGGTCCAGCCGCGTGAAGCCGCGGGCGACAAGGTAATCGGCGATGGATTCGGGCGTGCGATCCTCGCCGACCGTAAGTGTCAACGTGTTGGCATCCAGCGCCGCCGCGGCCGGTACCGGCTGCATGAGCGCCTGGATCGGCGCGACGATGATCGGCCTTTCGCCTCGACGCAGGATTTCGCAGAGGCGCGTGCGCTCGGTGTTGATCTCTCCCGAGCCCGCACCCTCGCCGGGAAGCGTCTCCCACGCGGGAAGCAATTCGACGCCGGGTGAATCGCGCTGCGGTTCGTCGTCGCGTGCAGATTGGGGCCGTTGATCGAGTTCGCTTCGATTGCCTGCACCATCAGCGCGATGGGCGACAAGGGTTTCGAGGTCGTCGCGCGCTTCGTCGGCCTGATCGTTGTGCGCGGTGACAAAAAGGAGCGGACGATGAAGTTGTTGAGCGGTCAGTCCCGCCAGAATGGGCGCGCACGATCCCCACAACCCGTGCGCCGCGAGGGGGGGGCCTCCCGCCTTCAATCGCGCCGCCAGGGCCGCCAAACGGGCGTCCTCGGCGATGTCGTGCCAGGGCAGCACGACTTCATTATTGCATCCATCGACGGCGTTCGCA includes these proteins:
- the mfd gene encoding Transcription-repair-coupling factor encodes the protein MLPWHDIAEDARLAALAARLKAGGPPLAAHGLWGSCAPILAGLTAQQLHRPLLFVTAHNDQADEARDDLETLVAHRADGAGNRSELDQRPQSARDDEPQRDSPGVELLPAWETLPGEGAGSGEINTERTRLCEILRRGERPIIVAPIQALMQPVPAAAALDANTLTLTVGEDRTPESIADYLVARGFTRLDQVEQPGDFALRGGILDIFATIDADPLRIEFFGDEIESIRPFEVGSQRSTRTLQSARITLPPPPGRAPGETTTFTHYLPPDTIVVLHESLEIAEIGRTVLERLGNPIGHYPVEALLRQLAKFSLLHVSRFASESAAAADTFELTCEGLPTFEGKSTDAVLQLLQLAKQQPVYVYCDNDGERDRLAELIAQVIDPKEPAAQAVVPKAPIAQAIDPVGNAAANIVLQLGTIHRGFRWVAPDAAAPRAFAVVPHHELFRRYTLKRRIRKVAAGRPIESFLDLEEGDYVVHVVHGIGRFTGMRTAAKGDSGKSEEYLTLRFADDGVVHVPAAQIDLVQRYIGAKGARPTLSKLGGTRWQKTKARVEEAVSDMAADLLRVAASRDSEGGVAYPADTHWQKEFETSFPYTETPDQLTALGDIKRDMTIPRAMDRLLCGDVGYGKTELAMRAAFKAVEFGKQVAVLVPTTVLAEQHWRTFTERFAEYPFTVRCLNRYRSTAEQKEITAAVRKGQVDVLIGTHRILSRDVQFTDLGLVIVDEEQRFGVEQKERLKHLRATVEVLTLSATPIPRTLHMSMIGLRDISSLATPPMDRRSISTRVVPWSDELIRESIIRELNRDGQVFFVHNRVKSIHAIAAKLMTLAPEARFLVGHGQMPSDELEQVMTRFINREADVLVSTSIIEAGLDIPSANTIFIDRAELFGLADLHQLRGRVGRYKHRAYCYLMLSPNRPLTSTAAKRLKAVEEYSELGAGFRIAMRDLEIRGAGNLLGPEQSGHIAAVGYEMYCQLLEQAVKRMRGEAPSQRVAVHVELDVEAYIPRGYIPSDRQRMECYRRVAACRTADDVDLLARDLIDAFGRYPKSVETLLTLTEIKVRAAGWAIKTIIKKEPDIVFTFDGEVRKIEPLFTNRGGSVRIPDGRTIHWRVPDVYFSAESLLTILRNLFRGERTGLESPPPAAGPSPRGAAQGVAATASPSTPASPRSRSGPLPVTPNQLPADAPRKRRRRERDA